The following nucleotide sequence is from Neokomagataea tanensis.
TACCCAAAACGTGAACCTGCCATTTAACGCACGGATGTTGACCCCCTTATGCCCCCTGATTTGCCCTACGATATATTTATCGGGATCGCTCTAACATTTGGTGCAGGCATTCTTGCTCAGTGGGCCGCTTGGAAGCTGCGTCTTCCTGCTATCGTATTATTATTCACCATTGGTTTGATTATTGGGCCAGGCCTAGGGCTCCTGCATCCATCTGAAAGTATGGGCTGGGTTTTCAGACCACTAGTATCGCTTCTCGTGGCTATTGTTGTGTTTGAAGGCGGCATGGCCTTAGACATCCGGCAACTCAGAGATGCTGGAGATGGTGTTTCACGCCTCACTATGGTGGCGCTCCCCATCAACTGGATTTTGGGCTCACTAGCGGCGCGTTATGTAGCTCATCTCGAATGGGGCACATCACTGCTCTTCGGCGCAATTATCGTTGTGACCGGCCCGACAGTCATTTTACCACTCCTGCGCAGCGCCAAACTCAAACCGCGGTTAGCAGCTTTTCTTCGTTGGGAAGCTATTGTCAACGACCCTTTGGGAGCCATTTTAGCCGCAGTCGTGCTGCAACTGCTCATCCTGCATGTTGATGTTCATACGAGCGTTTTCTTCACGGACACATTACCAGACCTTTTAACGGCTACAGGCCTCTCAGTCGTCGCGGGTATTGCGCCAGCGTATATGATCCGGACGCTATTTGTACGTGATCTCATGCCGGAGATTTTGAAAACACCAGCACTGCTAAGTGTGGCCCTTGTTCTTTTTTCTGCCTGCAACATGGAAATGGAAGGGGCAGGGCTTATTGCCGTCACCGTGTTTGGGATGGCCCTAACGAACTTGCATATTCCCGGCTTGGCAGAATTACGCAGGACTAAAGAATCGCTTGTCGTTCTTGTAGTATCGGTACTTTTCATTCTTCTTACGGCTGATCTGCAAAGAGGCGCTTTAGCGCATCTCTCAATTCCCATCATGGCCCTGACATTAGTTGTGCTTTTTGTCGTAAGGCCAGTCGGAATCTTCTTAGCTACACTGGGCTCCGACATGACATGGCGGGAGCGTGTATTCGTCGGTTGGATCGCTCCGCGTGGCATTGTCGCAGCAGCCGTAGCAGGTGCTGCAGGCATACGCCTGCACGATTCCGGCTATCATTCAGCCGATTTGATCATGCCAGCAGTGTTTAGCGTTATTGCTGTAACCATGCTTTTACACGGCTTTTCACTCCGGCCACTGGCACGCGCCATGAAGCTTTCTTTCTCGAGTGAACCCGCCTTGGCCCTCGTAGGGGCAAGTTCTTGGTCCATTAATCTGGCGCTAACACTCAAAGAGCAGAACATTCCTGTACTGCTCGTCGATAGCCGGGCGAGTGCACTCATGCCAGCAGCACGGCAAAAGATATCTGTTTTGAGGGCCGAACTACTTTCACAACACGGCCAGGAAGCCCTTGAAGAGCGACCTGCCGATTATCTCATCAGCACGACGGCTGACGGTATCTATAACGGCATGATTTGCGGTCACCTCGCGCCCGCTCTAGGACGCGAGCGCGTTTTCCAGATTAGCCCGGGTGTTTCACGGCTTGACCTTTACCACGGCCTGTCACGCGATGCCCGAGGTAAAGTACTGGGAGAACCAGCATGGAATTTCACCCTGTTTGAAAGCCTCTTCGACCAAGGCTGGCGCTTTACAGCCCAGACATCGACCGAAGACACAAGCTCGACATTCGGTAAACGCGAAAATAGGCTCGATTTACTCTTTATCCGGCGGAAAACAGGCATTTTTATCCTTTCGGCTGAAGACCTTAACCCAGCGTCCCCAGTAGCTGGTGATATCCTGATTTCCATGGTCCCACCAAAAGCACCTGAACCTAGTCCTGTAGAACAATAATTTCGCTCAACCCTTGCGCAAGAGCGGCACGCAAGTCCTGCTCTTGCAAGGCAATACAGCCTTCCGTGTAACCTTTAGAGGGCGGGAGATGTAAAAAAATGGCTGAGCCATTGCCCGGAACAACAGGGCTATCGTTCCATCCCAACACAACGCATATGTCGTAAGCATGGTCGGCGCGCCAAAGTTCCTCACACGAAGCTGGGTGCGGCAAGGTAACATGTTTGTTA
It contains:
- a CDS encoding cation:proton antiporter, coding for MPPDLPYDIFIGIALTFGAGILAQWAAWKLRLPAIVLLFTIGLIIGPGLGLLHPSESMGWVFRPLVSLLVAIVVFEGGMALDIRQLRDAGDGVSRLTMVALPINWILGSLAARYVAHLEWGTSLLFGAIIVVTGPTVILPLLRSAKLKPRLAAFLRWEAIVNDPLGAILAAVVLQLLILHVDVHTSVFFTDTLPDLLTATGLSVVAGIAPAYMIRTLFVRDLMPEILKTPALLSVALVLFSACNMEMEGAGLIAVTVFGMALTNLHIPGLAELRRTKESLVVLVVSVLFILLTADLQRGALAHLSIPIMALTLVVLFVVRPVGIFLATLGSDMTWRERVFVGWIAPRGIVAAAVAGAAGIRLHDSGYHSADLIMPAVFSVIAVTMLLHGFSLRPLARAMKLSFSSEPALALVGASSWSINLALTLKEQNIPVLLVDSRASALMPAARQKISVLRAELLSQHGQEALEERPADYLISTTADGIYNGMICGHLAPALGRERVFQISPGVSRLDLYHGLSRDARGKVLGEPAWNFTLFESLFDQGWRFTAQTSTEDTSSTFGKRENRLDLLFIRRKTGIFILSAEDLNPASPVAGDILISMVPPKAPEPSPVEQ